The following nucleotide sequence is from bacterium.
GGATTTTAAATCGGCTTCAACAAGTTTTATGCACCTATCCATGGTGAAGCCGTCGCGCAGAATCAGTGAGACCAGATGGCTCCTGAATCCATCGTCGGGGCTAGCCCGGTTGTTCAGCCGCACAAACAGGTCATCAAATTGGGTTTGAGTGCCTGACGCGCTTGTCAAAATCTGCGCCAAATATCGAAGGTTGATTTCCGCATCTGTCATTGGATATGGAGAAGTCGTTTCGTTTGCATTTGCGCAGAGCGTATTCCATAGCTGCTCATTAGGCGGAATCGTCCCCGCGCCGCCTTCCGGGCGAGGGCCGAGGATAACGGTGAATTCAAGCGTGCGCGATTCGTTTATGGCTTCGAGCTTCACGACGTCGCCGGGCTTTGAGTGCGCGAGGATGTCCGGGTAATCCTCCAGCGGGAATTCGGTCGGGTATTCGACGCCGTTCACCGTAACGATCAGTTGCGGTCCCGGTCGAAAAACTTTCACGGCGAGCGAATCGCCGACGTGCTTAGATTTAAGCGCGTCCTGAAGCTGCTGGTTGTACGTCGCGACATCCGCGCCGAGTTCCTTTCCGTCGAGCGCGAGTATCACGTCTCCGGAGCGAAGTCCTGCTTTGTACGCTGGCGAGTCCAATACGGGATCGATCGCAAGTCCCGGCGGATCGGTGGAATTGGACATATTGATGCCCATGTAAACGTTGTCCGTGGCGATGGCGGGGCATAGAGCGGATGCTACGACAAGGATGGCCGCAAAAACACAAATTACCGCATGATTTGCGGCGCATGCGGCGGTCAACAAATGCAAGCACTTTCCCATGGCGCTCTCCCGTGCAGGAATCACCGGACTTCGGCAGCGACATTATAGTCCGATGGGCGGTTTCACCCGCTGCTGGCGGCTGAAACGTAGAATTGTTCGGCCGATATAATGGAGAGGATGTCCGCCAAGCCTTCATCCGAGCTTGCCGCGCACGGCGGCGAACCATTTTGCCGGGAGCTTATCCCGCTTTATCGGCGCGCATACGATCCGGTGGAGCTTGCCGCGCTGGAGGAATGCCTGCGCTCCGGGTGGGTCACGCGCGGCCCGAAAACCGTCGAATTCGAGAGGGCGTTTGCATATTATCTCGCAAGAGGAACGAAGAACGGAGAGTCGGCGGGAAATTCCCGCGGTTTGTTTGCGCTTGGGCTGAACTCCTGCACCGCGGCGCTGCATACCGCGTTGCATTGCGAAGGGATCGGCCCTGACGACGAGGTAATCACGACGCCGATGACGTTTGCCGCGACGGTCAACGTAATCGAGCATGTCGGCGCGACGCCCGTGCTTGTGGATATTCATCCGGATACGCTGTGTATTGACGAGGAAAAAATCGAACGGGCGATTACGAATCGGACGAAAGCGATAATTCCCGTGCATTACGCGGGGCATCCATGCGAGCTTGACGCGATATCGGATATCGCGGAGCGGCATGGTCTTACGGTTATCGAGGACTGCGCGCATGCGGTTGAGGCGGAATACCGCGGCAGAAAAATGGGCGGATTTTCGCCGTACTCATGCTTCAGCTTTTACGCGAACAAGAATCTCTCGACAGGGGAGGGGGGGATGCTTGTCTGCCGCGACGAAGAAACGAAAGCCAGGGCGATGGTCGTCTCGCTCCACGGGATGAGCCGAAACGCGTGGCAAAGGTACGAAGGTAGCCGGTTCGAATTGTACGATATCGAGCGCGCGGGATTCAAATACAACATATTCGACCTGCAGGCGGCGCTTGGGCTGGTGCAGCTTGGCAAGCTCGATGAAAACTGGAAAAAGCGTCTCAGGCTGTATGAGCGATATTGCTCGCTGCTCGCGGATGTGCCGGGAATCGAGCCGCTTCAGGTGCGGGATCATGTAAAGAGCGCGCATCACATATTTCCCTGCCTTCTGGATTTGGACAAAATTACGGTCGGCCGCGACGAATTTCTTTCGTTACTGCTGGCTGAAAACGTCCAGGGATATGTCCATTTCCGCCCGATATTCGAATTCAGATATTACAAGGACAAATACGGCTGGCGGGCAGAAGATTGGCCTGTCGCGGCAGACGCTGGCATGCGCGTTTTGTCGCTGCCGTTCTATCCGTCGATGACTGACGAAGAGATGGATTCGGTCGTCGGCGCAGTGCGCAAGGTTCTTGCGGCGGTATCTATATAGCAGTTTTTCATCCCCTTCGGCCAAATCAAAAAGCAAGCCGTGCAGAATCCGGTTGTATAATCGCACCGTGTTTTTTCGGCGAGTTCCTGCAGCTTCCTACGATTGGGTGATTGCCGGGCTGGGCAATCCAGGCGAGCGGTACAAGGCCACGCGGCATAACCTTGGATTCATGGTGGTGGACGCGTTAGCTGA
It contains:
- a CDS encoding DegT/DnrJ/EryC1/StrS family aminotransferase; amino-acid sequence: MSAKPSSELAAHGGEPFCRELIPLYRRAYDPVELAALEECLRSGWVTRGPKTVEFERAFAYYLARGTKNGESAGNSRGLFALGLNSCTAALHTALHCEGIGPDDEVITTPMTFAATVNVIEHVGATPVLVDIHPDTLCIDEEKIERAITNRTKAIIPVHYAGHPCELDAISDIAERHGLTVIEDCAHAVEAEYRGRKMGGFSPYSCFSFYANKNLSTGEGGMLVCRDEETKARAMVVSLHGMSRNAWQRYEGSRFELYDIERAGFKYNIFDLQAALGLVQLGKLDENWKKRLRLYERYCSLLADVPGIEPLQVRDHVKSAHHIFPCLLDLDKITVGRDEFLSLLLAENVQGYVHFRPIFEFRYYKDKYGWRAEDWPVAADAGMRVLSLPFYPSMTDEEMDSVVGAVRKVLAAVSI